A stretch of Mus musculus strain C57BL/6J chromosome 19, GRCm38.p6 C57BL/6J DNA encodes these proteins:
- the Olfr1441 gene encoding olfactory receptor 1441 produces the protein MAVGRNISVVTNFILLGFLERPQLQIVLFVLFLGIYLVTLAGNLGLIVLIRMDSHLHSPMYFFLSNLSFVDVSYTSSIAPKMLCDFFREQKSITFIGCAIQLFFFVGMGGTECCLLAAMAYDRYVAISNPLLYPSLMSPTICVGMAITVYTGGFLTGLIQTSSIFRLHFCGPRVINHFFCDLPPLMSLSCSSTFFSQVVNFLVVCVVGGASALVVLVSYGYIIAAVMRIHSTHGQMKAFNTCASYLTTVILFYGSGLFSYLHSNAGYSQDKNKVVSMFYGAVIPMLNPIIYSLRNKEIKEALKKLKKRKKQMSCLCAM, from the coding sequence ATGGCTGTGGGAAGAAACATTAGCGTGGTGACTAATTTCATCCTTTTGGGATTTTTAGAGCGTCCCCAGCTGCAGATTGTCCTCTTTGTGTTGTTTCTGGGGATCTACCTGGTGACCCTGGCTGGAAACTTGGGCCTCATTGTCTTGATCAGGATGGACTCACACCTCCACTCCCCTATGTACTTCTTCCTTAGTAATCTGTCCTTTGTTGATGTCTCATACACCTCCTCCATAGCCCCTAAGatgctctgtgatttctttaggGAGCAGAAGTCTATCACCTTTATAGGCTGTGCTATAcagcttttcttctttgttgggATGGGAGGTACTGAGTGCTGTCTCCTGGCAGCCATGGCATATGACAGATACGTTGCTATCTCCAACCCTCTACTCTATCCATCCCTCATGTCACCCACCATCTGTGTGGGGATGGCCATCACAGTATACACAGGAGGGTTCCTCACTGGCTTGATCCAAACTAGCTCCATATTCCGACTTCATTTCTGTGGGCCGCGGGTCATTAATCATTTTTTCTGTGACTTGCCACCCCTAATGTCCTTGTCTTGCTCTAGCACTTTTTTCAGCCAAGTAGTGAACTTCCTggttgtgtgtgtggttggtgGGGCATCAGCACTGGTTGTCTTGGTCTCCTATGGCTACATCATTGCTGCCGTCATGAGGATTCATTCAACCCATGGGCAGATGAAAGCTTTCAACACCTGTGCCTCTTATCTGACTACAGTGATCCTTTTCTATGGCTCTGGTCTCTTCTCATACCTCCATTCTAATGCTGGATACTCACAGGACAAAAATAAGGTGGTGTCCATGTTCTATGGTGCAGTGATTCCCATGTTGAACCCTATCATTTATAGCCTAAGAAATAAGGAGATCAAAGAAGCAttgaagaaactcaagaagaggaagaagcagatgTCCTGTCTCTGTGCTATGTAG
- the Pfpl gene encoding pore forming protein-like precursor has translation MNSFIVTVLIWTTVAYAEEEKALKEIHEYGFQKCQNALNLPVLEVLPGGGWDNLRNMDMGQVMDLTYNNCKTTEDGQYIIPDDVFTIPQKESNLEMNSEILDSWENYRSTTSFSINLNLDYRPRVNGKFSSEFQRIKTTQVRDQAVTTRAQVRNLVYTVKANPNAELNLGFKKELMEICDRLEKNQTKMATYLAELLILNYGTHIITSVDAGATLVQEDHVKSSYLKNNKGNRAAVAASAGFTFAKVVNFKIETGFEYQNNLATGYLQNRTGSRVQSIGGIPFYPGMTIETWQKGIINHLVAVDRAGLPLHFFIKPEKLPAFPRHLVEQLAKTVETAAESYYNFNTYPGCTNINSPNFDFQANTDDGSCDGKLVNAPFGGVYQLCRQLSGHDYDDMCLDFHQKNPLTGDFSCPPDYTPVHLLSQTHEKGYTGMECRDKCILKIFCRTSCKDEFRVAKAEVSSYWCAASSQVPENSGILFGGVFTDKSINPMTNEPSCPTSYFPLKLFENVKVCVSLDHELGPKYSVPFGGFFSCTKGNPLYGSFTSGDLEKSFLPKCPGGFSQQLAAIIDGCQVSYCVKAGVFTRASLAPARLPPYTQLPMSQLSTDSVEMTGESPISWVKDPYTLQWNLEESSKSGRLSGGSTAAITIVVILALGVLTAMAIYGNRRFKKNKPNGLPRQQALLPFPRVRVFPDGVQDPNPA, from the coding sequence ATGAACAGCTTCATTGTCACAGTCCTTATCTGGACCACAGTGGCATATGCTGAAGAGGAGAAGGCACTTAAAGAGATCCATGAGTATGGTTTCCAAAAGTGCCAGAATGCTCTGAATCTACCTGTTTTGGAAGTGCTACCTGGAGGAGGCTGGGATAATCTGAGGAATATGGACATGGGGCAAGTGATGGACTTGACATACAACAACTGTAAGACCACAGAAGACGGACAGTACATCATCCCTGATGATGTCTTTACTATTCCTCAGAAAGAGAGCAACCTGGagatgaactcagaaatcctggaTTCCTGGGAGAATTACCGAAGCACTACTTCCTTTTCCATTAACTTGAATCTCGATTATCGTCCCAGAGTCAACGGCAAGTTCTCTTCTGAGTTCCAAAGGATAAAGACCACTCAAGTGAGAGACCAGGCTGTAACCACACGAGCTCAGGTGAGAAatttggtctacacagtgaaagcCAACCCAAATGCAGAACTCAACTTGGGGTTTAAGAAGGAGCTCATGGAAATCTGTGACCGTCTAGAGAAAAACCAGACGAAGATGGCCACCTACCTGGCAGAACTCTTGATCCTCAACTATGGCACACACATAATCACTAGTGTGGATGCTGGGGCTACACTGGTTCAGGAGGATCATGTAAAGTCCTCCTATCTTAAGAACAATAAGGGAAACCGTGCTGCTGTGGCTGCATCTGCTGGATTTACTTTCGCAAAGGTTGTGAACTTCAAaatagagacaggctttgagTATCAAAATAACTTGGCCACAGGCTATCTTCAAAACAGAACCGGTTCTAGGGTTCAGAGTATTGGAGGAATTCCCTTCTACCCAGGGATGACCATCGAAACCTGGCAGAAGGGCATCATTAACCACCTGGTGGCAGTGGACCGTGCTGGCTTGCCTCTGCATTTCTTTATCAAACCTGAAAAGCTTCCTGCTTTTCCACGCCACTTGGTGGAGCAACTGGCAAAGACAGTGGAAACTGCTGCGGAAAGCTATTACAACTTTAATACATACCCAGGCTGCACAAATATCAACTCCCCCAACTTTGATTTTCAAGCCAATACAGATGATGGCTCTTGTGATGGTAAACTGGTCAACGCTCCCTTTGGAGGGGTTTATCAGTTGTGCCGTCAATTATCAGGGCATGATTACGATGACATGTGCCTAGATTTCCATCAGAAGAATCCACTTACTGGTGATTTCTCTTGTCCGCCTGACTACACCCCTGTCCATCTGCTATCTCAGACCCATGAGAAGGGTTATACTGGAATGGAATGTAGAGATAAATGTATCCTCAAGATATTCTGTCGTACATCGTGTAAAGATGAGTTCAGAGTGGCCAAGGCTGAAGTTAGCTCTTATTGGTGTGCGGCCAGTAGCCAAGTACCAGAAAACTCAGGAATTCTCTTTGGAGGAGTCTTCACTGACAAGAGCATCAACCCTATGACAAATGAACCATCGTGCCCAACCAGTTACTTTCCTCTGAAGCTGTTTGAGAACGTCAAGGTATGTGTTTCTCTGGATCATGAGTTGGGGCCCAAATATTCAGTCCCCTTTGGTGGGTTTTTTAGCTGCACAAAAGGGAACCCCTTGTATGGTTCTTTCACATCTGGAGACTTAGAGAAATCATTTCTGCCAAAGTGTCCCGGGGGCTTCAGCCAACAGCTCGCTGCGATCATTGATGGATGCCAAGTGTCCTACTGTGTCAAGGCTGGAGTCTTTACACGAGCATCTCTGGCTCCTGCTAGGCTCCCACCTTACACTCAGCTACCTATGAGTCAGCTTTCCACTGACTCAGTTGAGATGACAGGGGAGAGTCCCATATCCTGGGTTAAGGACCCCTATACCCTGCAATGGAACCTAGAGGAGTCATCAAAAAGTGGTAGACTATCAGGAGGATCAACTGCTGCAATCACAATTGTGGTTATCCTAGCATTAGGAGTTTTAACTGCTATGGCCATCTATGGCAACCGGAGGTTTAAGAAGAATAAACCCAATGGACTTCCAAGACAACAGGCATTGCTTCCTTTTCCAAGAGTTAGAGTCTTTCCTGATGGAGTGCAGGATCCAAATCCAGCTTAA